The Anastrepha ludens isolate Willacy chromosome 2, idAnaLude1.1, whole genome shotgun sequence genome contains a region encoding:
- the LOC128855339 gene encoding LIM and senescent cell antigen-like-containing domain protein 1 isoform X2 → MPPVQVQAADMSLAAMHCARCTDGFEPNEKIVNSNGELWHTQCFVCAQCFRPFEDGIFYEFEGRKYCERDFHVLFAPCCNKCGEFVIGRVIKAMSASWHPQCFRCQMCAKELADSGFIRNQNRALCHECNAKVKAEITGRYMCQKCHGVIDDAPLRFRGEVYHGYHFNCTACGIELDSTAREVKSRPGLTANDMNELYCLRCHDKMGIPICGACRRPIEERVVTALGKHWHVEHFVCAKCEKPFLGHRHYEKRGLAYCETHYHQLFGNLCFVCNQVIAGDVFTALNKAWCVHHFACSICDMKMTQKSKFYEYDEKPVCKKCYERFPSELRQRLRKAHEMSMKKNF, encoded by the exons agTACAAGCAGCTGACATGTCGCTAGCTGCTATGCATTGTGCCCGCTGCACGGACGGCTTCGAGCCCAACGAGAAGATCGTCAATTCGAACGGCGAGCTCTGGCATACCCAGTGTTTTGT CTGTGCGCAGTGCTTCCGGCCTTTCGAAGATGGCATCTTCTACGAATTTGAGGGACGTAAATACTGTGAGCGGGATTTTCATGTGCTATTCGCACCCTGTTGCAATAAGTGTGGTGAATTTGTAATTGGACGTGTCATCAAAGCGATGAGCGCTAGCTGGCATCCGCAGTGCTTCCGTTGTCAAATGTGTGCCAAAGAGTTGGCCGATTCCGGTTTTATACGCAATCAAAATCGTGCCTTATGCCATGAGTGCAATGCCAAAGTGAAGGCCGAGATAACGGGTCGTTATATGTGTCAAAAGTGTCA tggCGTCATTGATGACGCGCCATTGCGTTTTCGTGGTGAAGTTTATCATGGCTATCACTTCAACTGCACTGCTTGCGGTATTGAGCTAGACTCGACGGCACGCGAAGTTAAAAGCCGGCCGGGCTTAACGGCTAACGATATG aacgAATTATACTGCTTGCGCTGCCACGATAAGATGGGCATACCCATTTGCGGTGCTTGCCGTCGCCCTATCGAGGAACGCGTTGTCACCGCTTTGGGCAAGCATTGGCACGTTGAG CATTTTGTGTGCGCCAAGTGCGAGAAGCCTTTCTTGGGTCATCGTCATTACGAGAAACGCGGGTTAGCTTACTGTGAGACACATTATCACCAATTGTTTGGCAATTTGTGTTTCGTGTGCAATCAAGTTATTGCCGGCGATG TGTTCACAGCGCTAAACAAAGCCTGGTGTGTACATCATTTTGCTTGCTCCATTTGCGATATGAAAATGACGCAGAAATCGAAATTCTACGAATACGACGAAAAACCGGTGTGCAAGAAATGCTACGAACGTTTCCCTAGCGAATTGAGGCAACGTTTGCGCAAGGCGCACGAAATGTCGATGAAGAAGAATTTCTAA
- the LOC128855339 gene encoding LIM and senescent cell antigen-like-containing domain protein 1 isoform X1: MSSKIKIVQAADMSLAAMHCARCTDGFEPNEKIVNSNGELWHTQCFVCAQCFRPFEDGIFYEFEGRKYCERDFHVLFAPCCNKCGEFVIGRVIKAMSASWHPQCFRCQMCAKELADSGFIRNQNRALCHECNAKVKAEITGRYMCQKCHGVIDDAPLRFRGEVYHGYHFNCTACGIELDSTAREVKSRPGLTANDMNELYCLRCHDKMGIPICGACRRPIEERVVTALGKHWHVEHFVCAKCEKPFLGHRHYEKRGLAYCETHYHQLFGNLCFVCNQVIAGDVFTALNKAWCVHHFACSICDMKMTQKSKFYEYDEKPVCKKCYERFPSELRQRLRKAHEMSMKKNF, encoded by the exons atgtcttcaaaaattaaaat agTACAAGCAGCTGACATGTCGCTAGCTGCTATGCATTGTGCCCGCTGCACGGACGGCTTCGAGCCCAACGAGAAGATCGTCAATTCGAACGGCGAGCTCTGGCATACCCAGTGTTTTGT CTGTGCGCAGTGCTTCCGGCCTTTCGAAGATGGCATCTTCTACGAATTTGAGGGACGTAAATACTGTGAGCGGGATTTTCATGTGCTATTCGCACCCTGTTGCAATAAGTGTGGTGAATTTGTAATTGGACGTGTCATCAAAGCGATGAGCGCTAGCTGGCATCCGCAGTGCTTCCGTTGTCAAATGTGTGCCAAAGAGTTGGCCGATTCCGGTTTTATACGCAATCAAAATCGTGCCTTATGCCATGAGTGCAATGCCAAAGTGAAGGCCGAGATAACGGGTCGTTATATGTGTCAAAAGTGTCA tggCGTCATTGATGACGCGCCATTGCGTTTTCGTGGTGAAGTTTATCATGGCTATCACTTCAACTGCACTGCTTGCGGTATTGAGCTAGACTCGACGGCACGCGAAGTTAAAAGCCGGCCGGGCTTAACGGCTAACGATATG aacgAATTATACTGCTTGCGCTGCCACGATAAGATGGGCATACCCATTTGCGGTGCTTGCCGTCGCCCTATCGAGGAACGCGTTGTCACCGCTTTGGGCAAGCATTGGCACGTTGAG CATTTTGTGTGCGCCAAGTGCGAGAAGCCTTTCTTGGGTCATCGTCATTACGAGAAACGCGGGTTAGCTTACTGTGAGACACATTATCACCAATTGTTTGGCAATTTGTGTTTCGTGTGCAATCAAGTTATTGCCGGCGATG TGTTCACAGCGCTAAACAAAGCCTGGTGTGTACATCATTTTGCTTGCTCCATTTGCGATATGAAAATGACGCAGAAATCGAAATTCTACGAATACGACGAAAAACCGGTGTGCAAGAAATGCTACGAACGTTTCCCTAGCGAATTGAGGCAACGTTTGCGCAAGGCGCACGAAATGTCGATGAAGAAGAATTTCTAA
- the LOC128855338 gene encoding inositol polyphosphate 1-phosphatase, which yields MEPNLIQQLINATEKAANIARVCRSNEALLKLLVQEKTGPEANARFEHDFKTLADVLIQETIKRDIAAVFPAMRDAIKGEESPNFTNADGESTVIVVGETAEETAQCLAAILNVEAAEVLAGEVHRDVAYEEALLGEIPVLPKDLDYSNLGIWIDPIDGTAEYISGDSIFTDFPGITSTGLDCVTVLVGVYERTTGIPVIGVVSQPFHNKLDENVYRSLVFWGVCLPDLQANNCQFERPARENRLGIFSSSENGDILQHIMELGYEFAFAAGAGHKALKVITWEVDLYLLSKGSTFKWDTCAPQAILRSLGGDIFSYRGSISECKPIPLSYLEEDEEKENTKCNKDGLVAVRDVSLMDDLLTNLAG from the exons ATGGAGCCAAATCTCATACAGCAACTCATCAACGCAACCGAAAAGGCAGCTAATATTGCACGTGTCTGTCGCTCCAATGAGGCTTTACTGAAGTTGTTGGTGCAGGAAAAAACCGGACCGGAAGCGAATGCGCGCTTCGAACACGATTTCAAAACCCTCGCTGATGTGCTAATACAAGAGACCATCAAACGtgatattgctgctgtg TTTCCTGCAATGCGCGATGCCATTAAAGGCGAAGAATCGCCGAACTTTACAAATGCGGATGGCGAGTCAACGGTTATAGTCGTAGGAGAGACAGCAGAGGAAACAGCACAGTGTCTGGCGGCGATACTAAATg TCGAAGCGGCGGAAGTACTTGCCGGTGAAGTGCATCGCGATGTGGCGTACGAAGAAGCGCTTTTGGGTGAAATTCCAGTGCTGCCAAAAGATTTGGATTATAGCAACTTGGGTATTTGGATAGATCCAATTG ACGGCACTGCTGAGTACATATCTGGCGATAGCATTTTCACCGACTTTCCAGGCATAACTTCAACTGGTTTAGATTGTGTTACCGTGTTGGTTGGCGTATACGAACGCACGACTGGTATACCCGTGATTGGTGTTGTCTCCCAACCTTTCCACAACAAGCTGGATGAAAATGTGTACCGTTCACTAGTGTTCTGGGGTGTTTGTCTACCGGACTTGCAAGCGAATAATTGTCAATTTGAACGACCAGCGCGCGAAAATCGTTTGGGCATATTCTCCAGCTCTGAAAATGGTGATATACTACAACACATTATGGAGTTGGGCTATGAGTTCGCATTTGCAGCTGGTGCTGGCCATAAAGCATTGAAAGTTATTACGTGGGAAGTGGATTTGTATTTGTTAAGCAAAGGTTCGACTTTCAAATGGGATACTTGTGCACCACAAGCCATATTGCGCTCGCTAGGAGGCGATATCTTCAGTTACCGGGGTAGTATTAGTGAATGCAAGCCAATACCACTTAGCTATCTGGAGGAAGATGAAGAGAAGGAAAATACTAAATGCAATAAAGATGGCTTAGTCGCGGTGCGTGATGTGAGCTTAATGGATGATTTGTTGACGAATTTGGCCGGCTAA
- the LOC128855339 gene encoding LIM and senescent cell antigen-like-containing domain protein 1 isoform X3 has translation MSLAAMHCARCTDGFEPNEKIVNSNGELWHTQCFVCAQCFRPFEDGIFYEFEGRKYCERDFHVLFAPCCNKCGEFVIGRVIKAMSASWHPQCFRCQMCAKELADSGFIRNQNRALCHECNAKVKAEITGRYMCQKCHGVIDDAPLRFRGEVYHGYHFNCTACGIELDSTAREVKSRPGLTANDMNELYCLRCHDKMGIPICGACRRPIEERVVTALGKHWHVEHFVCAKCEKPFLGHRHYEKRGLAYCETHYHQLFGNLCFVCNQVIAGDVFTALNKAWCVHHFACSICDMKMTQKSKFYEYDEKPVCKKCYERFPSELRQRLRKAHEMSMKKNF, from the exons ATGTCGCTAGCTGCTATGCATTGTGCCCGCTGCACGGACGGCTTCGAGCCCAACGAGAAGATCGTCAATTCGAACGGCGAGCTCTGGCATACCCAGTGTTTTGT CTGTGCGCAGTGCTTCCGGCCTTTCGAAGATGGCATCTTCTACGAATTTGAGGGACGTAAATACTGTGAGCGGGATTTTCATGTGCTATTCGCACCCTGTTGCAATAAGTGTGGTGAATTTGTAATTGGACGTGTCATCAAAGCGATGAGCGCTAGCTGGCATCCGCAGTGCTTCCGTTGTCAAATGTGTGCCAAAGAGTTGGCCGATTCCGGTTTTATACGCAATCAAAATCGTGCCTTATGCCATGAGTGCAATGCCAAAGTGAAGGCCGAGATAACGGGTCGTTATATGTGTCAAAAGTGTCA tggCGTCATTGATGACGCGCCATTGCGTTTTCGTGGTGAAGTTTATCATGGCTATCACTTCAACTGCACTGCTTGCGGTATTGAGCTAGACTCGACGGCACGCGAAGTTAAAAGCCGGCCGGGCTTAACGGCTAACGATATG aacgAATTATACTGCTTGCGCTGCCACGATAAGATGGGCATACCCATTTGCGGTGCTTGCCGTCGCCCTATCGAGGAACGCGTTGTCACCGCTTTGGGCAAGCATTGGCACGTTGAG CATTTTGTGTGCGCCAAGTGCGAGAAGCCTTTCTTGGGTCATCGTCATTACGAGAAACGCGGGTTAGCTTACTGTGAGACACATTATCACCAATTGTTTGGCAATTTGTGTTTCGTGTGCAATCAAGTTATTGCCGGCGATG TGTTCACAGCGCTAAACAAAGCCTGGTGTGTACATCATTTTGCTTGCTCCATTTGCGATATGAAAATGACGCAGAAATCGAAATTCTACGAATACGACGAAAAACCGGTGTGCAAGAAATGCTACGAACGTTTCCCTAGCGAATTGAGGCAACGTTTGCGCAAGGCGCACGAAATGTCGATGAAGAAGAATTTCTAA